A genome region from Syntrophorhabdaceae bacterium includes the following:
- a CDS encoding NrpR regulatory domain-containing protein, translating into MNKIMFTILRVLDRRNGSTGSAELAKELLSHGIEISERTVRYYLKLLDEKGLTDVQGKKGRTITDKGKGELGNAFVSERVNFVISKIDSLSYLTDFNIDALKGNIILNISFFQEKRLKDALKIMAEVFQSPYVMSNKITLAKGGERIGDITVPRGSIGLGTVCSITLNGVFLKAGIPVISRYGGVVEIEDGNPMRFTSLVSYEGSSLDPLEIFIRSRMTDVIGVMKQNSGKVLASFREVPVVSINEAEDLGDRMVRKGLSGKIVFGKPNQPLLDIPVGVDKIGMIVAGGLNPIAAAEESGISTESRAMSTLYEYTKLQNFNDAVSTFLYQ; encoded by the coding sequence ATGAACAAAATAATGTTCACCATCCTCAGGGTCCTCGACAGGCGCAACGGCAGCACCGGTTCGGCGGAACTGGCGAAGGAGCTTCTGTCCCACGGGATCGAGATCTCGGAGCGAACGGTGCGCTATTACCTGAAACTCCTCGACGAGAAAGGGCTGACAGACGTCCAGGGTAAAAAAGGGAGGACTATCACCGACAAGGGCAAAGGGGAACTGGGTAACGCCTTTGTGTCCGAACGGGTCAATTTCGTCATAAGCAAGATTGACAGCCTTTCCTATCTCACTGACTTCAATATTGACGCCCTGAAGGGGAACATAATCCTCAATATCTCATTTTTCCAGGAGAAAAGACTGAAGGATGCGCTGAAAATAATGGCAGAGGTGTTTCAATCTCCCTACGTCATGAGCAATAAGATTACCCTGGCAAAAGGAGGGGAGCGGATCGGCGATATTACGGTACCACGAGGCAGTATAGGACTCGGGACGGTTTGCAGCATTACATTGAACGGGGTCTTTCTTAAGGCCGGGATACCCGTCATATCGCGGTACGGGGGTGTCGTCGAGATAGAAGACGGCAACCCTATGCGGTTCACGTCGCTGGTAAGCTATGAAGGCTCCTCTCTGGACCCCCTGGAGATCTTCATCAGGAGCAGGATGACCGATGTCATCGGCGTCATGAAACAAAACTCCGGCAAGGTCCTTGCCAGTTTCAGGGAAGTCCCCGTTGTAAGCATCAATGAGGCGGAGGACCTGGGCGACAGGATGGTGAGAAAAGGTCTCAGTGGAAAGATCGTCTTTGGAAAACCGAATCAACCCCTGCTGGATATCCCCGTAGGGGTTGACAAGATAGGTATGATCGTAGCGGGCGGGCTCAATCCGATCGCCGCCGCAGAAGAATCAGGGATATCCACGGAAAGCAGGGCAATGTCAACCCTTTATGAGTATACGAAACTTCAGAATTTCAATGACGCTGTCAGTACGTTCTTGTATCAATGA
- a CDS encoding PEP/pyruvate-binding domain-containing protein, with protein sequence MKPLTRASTGLDGLDTVLDGLRMGDNVVWQVDDIKDYRHYVTPYVEKAIREHREIVYMRFAEHEPLVRKTGDVTVYTLDANSGFESFTTQVYNIATTEGRDVFYVFDCLSHLLSAWATDLMIGNFFVITCPYLFQLNTIAYFSILRHSHSFKTIARIRETAQVLLEVYNQEDSYYVHPLKVWNRYSSTMFLPHLEEDDGFMPVTNSVDATRLFSDISRLEEKSARRYLDYWDRLFLKAEDLAKGSCDPEKRQAMIDELCRIMIGRESRMLALAKENFSLEDLLDIKSRLIGTGFIGGKTVGMLLARKILQKDAQLRWQDYLEQHDSFYIGSDIFYTYIVQNGLWELRMRQKTKEGYFEAAVPLREKMLQGVFPDEIKEQFQQLIEYFGQSPIIIRSSSLLEDAFGNAFAGKYESIFSVNQGSPERRYTDFVEYVRRVFASTMDEDALTYRLQRGLDRQDEQMALLVQRVSGSYRKHYFFPDIGGVGVSYNTFVWREGMDPTAGMLRLVAGLGTRAVNRVENDYPRIVALDNPLFRPHAGMEDTRRFSQHDIDVLNVNDNTLETVSLLSQVNEEGSGIRLDLLGEIDHETTERMRELGMREKEAWILTFDNLLSRTSFTGVMHRMLKDLEVIYDYPVEIEFTVNFTQYNDYKINLLQCRPLQAKGQLKKVEIPTCISVKDVLFQTAGNFMGGSISRRITRIICVDPEHYTGLSLTGKYDVARFIGKFNKLVKDRETTPTLLLGPGRWGTTTPSLGVPVRFSEINHMTAMGEIAYMDGNLMPELSFGTHFFQDLVETDIFYLALFPGNPGVVWNRELFNIFPVISERLIPESARYSDVLKVYDVSGHDVQIMADIISQRLICFIDTRTY encoded by the coding sequence GTGAAACCACTTACACGGGCGAGCACAGGGTTAGATGGTCTGGATACGGTCCTTGACGGCCTGCGCATGGGAGACAATGTCGTATGGCAGGTGGACGATATAAAGGACTACCGGCACTACGTCACTCCCTATGTGGAGAAGGCTATCAGGGAACACAGAGAGATCGTCTACATGAGGTTTGCCGAACATGAGCCCCTGGTACGGAAAACCGGAGACGTTACGGTCTATACACTGGATGCCAACAGCGGTTTCGAGTCCTTTACAACCCAGGTCTATAACATTGCGACAACAGAGGGCAGGGACGTTTTTTATGTCTTTGATTGTCTCTCCCACCTTCTTTCTGCCTGGGCCACGGACCTGATGATAGGAAATTTCTTTGTTATTACCTGCCCGTACCTGTTCCAGCTCAATACGATAGCATACTTCTCTATCCTGCGGCATAGCCACTCGTTTAAGACAATAGCCCGCATCCGCGAGACTGCCCAGGTTTTGCTGGAGGTCTACAATCAGGAAGACAGCTATTATGTACACCCGTTAAAGGTCTGGAACAGATATTCGTCGACCATGTTCCTGCCCCATCTTGAAGAAGATGACGGATTTATGCCCGTTACCAACAGCGTTGATGCTACGCGTCTATTTTCAGATATTTCGAGGCTGGAAGAAAAGAGCGCCAGGCGCTACCTGGATTACTGGGACAGGCTTTTCTTAAAGGCCGAGGACCTTGCCAAAGGATCATGCGACCCGGAAAAAAGACAGGCGATGATCGACGAACTCTGCAGGATCATGATCGGGAGAGAGAGCAGGATGCTGGCCCTCGCGAAGGAGAATTTTTCGCTTGAAGATCTGCTCGACATCAAGTCGCGCTTGATAGGGACAGGTTTTATCGGGGGAAAAACCGTCGGGATGCTCCTTGCCAGAAAGATACTCCAGAAGGACGCGCAGCTTCGCTGGCAGGACTATCTTGAACAGCACGACTCCTTCTATATAGGGTCGGATATCTTCTATACCTATATTGTCCAGAATGGTTTGTGGGAACTGCGGATGAGACAGAAAACGAAAGAGGGATATTTTGAGGCGGCTGTCCCGTTGCGGGAAAAGATGTTGCAGGGCGTATTCCCCGACGAGATCAAGGAACAATTCCAGCAATTAATAGAGTATTTCGGCCAGTCACCGATCATCATCCGTTCCAGCAGTCTCCTTGAAGATGCCTTTGGCAATGCCTTTGCGGGAAAATACGAGAGCATCTTCTCTGTGAATCAGGGTTCTCCGGAGAGGCGCTATACGGATTTTGTTGAGTATGTGCGGCGGGTCTTTGCAAGCACCATGGATGAGGATGCGCTGACGTACCGCCTGCAGAGGGGGCTTGACCGGCAGGACGAACAGATGGCCCTTCTCGTACAGAGGGTTTCAGGATCATACCGGAAACATTATTTTTTCCCGGACATTGGTGGTGTGGGTGTTTCATACAATACCTTCGTGTGGAGGGAGGGCATGGACCCTACGGCCGGCATGTTGAGGCTCGTTGCCGGCTTGGGAACACGGGCTGTAAACCGCGTTGAAAATGATTATCCCCGTATCGTTGCCCTTGACAACCCATTGTTCCGTCCTCACGCAGGCATGGAAGACACGAGGAGGTTCTCGCAACACGATATTGATGTGCTCAACGTCAACGATAATACCCTGGAGACCGTTTCATTGCTGTCGCAGGTCAACGAGGAAGGGTCCGGTATCAGGTTGGATCTCCTTGGTGAAATAGATCATGAGACGACAGAACGGATGAGAGAACTGGGTATGAGAGAGAAGGAGGCATGGATACTTACTTTTGATAACCTCCTGTCCCGCACCTCTTTCACGGGGGTTATGCACAGGATGCTGAAAGACCTCGAAGTCATCTATGATTACCCGGTAGAGATAGAGTTCACCGTCAACTTTACCCAGTATAATGATTATAAGATAAACCTCCTGCAATGCAGGCCGCTTCAGGCGAAGGGCCAGTTAAAAAAGGTGGAGATCCCTACCTGTATCTCGGTAAAGGATGTCCTTTTTCAAACAGCCGGTAACTTTATGGGTGGAAGCATCTCCAGGAGGATCACGAGAATCATCTGCGTTGATCCTGAACATTACACCGGCCTCTCATTGACCGGGAAGTACGATGTTGCCAGGTTTATCGGGAAATTCAACAAGCTTGTGAAGGACAGGGAGACAACGCCGACCTTGCTTTTGGGACCCGGCAGATGGGGGACAACAACACCGTCGCTCGGCGTACCTGTAAGATTTTCAGAGATCAACCACATGACAGCCATGGGAGAGATCGCATATATGGATGGCAACCTGATGCCGGAGCTTTCCTTCGGGACACATTTTTTTCAGGACCTCGTTGAGACGGACATCTTCTATCTGGCGCTTTTTCCGGGAAATCCCGGTGTGGTATGGAATAGGGAACTCTTTAATATATTTCCCGTTATATCGGAACGGTTGATACCCGAAAGCGCCAGATACAGTGATGTGCTCAAGGTGTATGATGTATCGGGGCATGATGTTCAGATCATGGCCGATATCATATCGCAAAGACTGATCTGTTTCATTGATACAAGAACGTACTGA